In Danaus plexippus chromosome 19, MEX_DaPlex, whole genome shotgun sequence, the following are encoded in one genomic region:
- the LOC116768154 gene encoding uncharacterized protein LOC116768154 yields MRLAILTVFVAAIFVVHCSHVFMGTSVQRPLVYNREVKYNSQMFRKRIEYFNFTLPSNGFARPAIQGILAFDLLKSTASANVTSGGIGYSFVNLRMKSERGKKLDYDIYIFA; encoded by the exons ATGAGGCTGGCAATTTTGACGGTATTCGTAGCGGCCATTTTTGTGGTGCATTGTTCCCATGTATTTATGGGAACAAGCGTCCAGCGACCTCTGGTTTATAATCGCGAGGTCAAATACAATTCCCAGATGTTCAGAAAGAGGATTGAATACTTCAATTTTACGTTACCATCGAACGGTTTCGCCAGACCTGCGATTCAG GGTATTCTGGCATTTGACCTGCTGAAGTCGACAGCATCAGCCAACGTCACTTCAGGTGGAATCGGTTACTCCTTCGTGAACCTTCGAATGAAGAGCGAACGAGGGAAGAAACTCGATTacgacatttatattttcgcGTAA